The Euphorbia lathyris chromosome 2, ddEupLath1.1, whole genome shotgun sequence genome includes a window with the following:
- the LOC136220497 gene encoding uncharacterized protein isoform X1 produces MLPFPCFFYFCTFKFSKFTKASISLNSSNILQISSNQHVMLLLLGSKMVSLKEIVPSAQTNINTKLILLEKSKTVMEGANKTCLTLVADETAAVHFQLWGDECDAFEPGDILRLINGIFSYTRNNLLLRAGKRGRLEKLGDFTMTYVETPNLSEIRWVPDPNNSKIYVKEAVISTHSRIFAPST; encoded by the exons ATGCTTCCTTTCCcctgtttcttttatttttgtactttcaaATTTTCCAAATTCACAAAGGCTTCAATCTCCTTAAATAGTTCAAATATCCTCCAAATTTCAAGCAACCAA CATGTGATGTTGTTACTTTTGGGTTCAAAGATGGTGTCTCTGAAAGAAATAGTGCCTTCGGCTCAGACGAATATAAACACAAAGTTGATACTGTTAGAGAAAAGCAAGACGGTAATGGAAGGGGCGAACAAGACATGCTTGACCCTGGTGGCTGATGAAACAGCTGCTGTCCATTTCCAGCTGTGGGGGGATGAATGTGATGCTTTTGAGCCTGGTGATATTCTCCGTTTAATTAATGGTATCTTCTCTTACACTAGGAATAATCTTCTTCTCAGAGCTGGCAAAAGGGGCAGATTAGAGAAGCTGGGAGATTTTACTATGACCTATGTAGAGACTCCTAATTTGAGTGAGATACGTTGGGTTCCTGACCCTAATAATTCTAAGATATATGTAAAGGAGGCTGTTATTTCCACCCATTCTCGTATTTTTGCTCCCTCAACTTAA
- the LOC136220497 gene encoding uncharacterized protein isoform X2: MLPFPCFFYFCTFKFSKFTKASISLNSSNILQISSNQMVSLKEIVPSAQTNINTKLILLEKSKTVMEGANKTCLTLVADETAAVHFQLWGDECDAFEPGDILRLINGIFSYTRNNLLLRAGKRGRLEKLGDFTMTYVETPNLSEIRWVPDPNNSKIYVKEAVISTHSRIFAPST; encoded by the exons ATGCTTCCTTTCCcctgtttcttttatttttgtactttcaaATTTTCCAAATTCACAAAGGCTTCAATCTCCTTAAATAGTTCAAATATCCTCCAAATTTCAAGCAACCAA ATGGTGTCTCTGAAAGAAATAGTGCCTTCGGCTCAGACGAATATAAACACAAAGTTGATACTGTTAGAGAAAAGCAAGACGGTAATGGAAGGGGCGAACAAGACATGCTTGACCCTGGTGGCTGATGAAACAGCTGCTGTCCATTTCCAGCTGTGGGGGGATGAATGTGATGCTTTTGAGCCTGGTGATATTCTCCGTTTAATTAATGGTATCTTCTCTTACACTAGGAATAATCTTCTTCTCAGAGCTGGCAAAAGGGGCAGATTAGAGAAGCTGGGAGATTTTACTATGACCTATGTAGAGACTCCTAATTTGAGTGAGATACGTTGGGTTCCTGACCCTAATAATTCTAAGATATATGTAAAGGAGGCTGTTATTTCCACCCATTCTCGTATTTTTGCTCCCTCAACTTAA
- the LOC136220497 gene encoding uncharacterized protein isoform X3, with protein sequence MLLLLGSKMVSLKEIVPSAQTNINTKLILLEKSKTVMEGANKTCLTLVADETAAVHFQLWGDECDAFEPGDILRLINGIFSYTRNNLLLRAGKRGRLEKLGDFTMTYVETPNLSEIRWVPDPNNSKIYVKEAVISTHSRIFAPST encoded by the coding sequence ATGTTGTTACTTTTGGGTTCAAAGATGGTGTCTCTGAAAGAAATAGTGCCTTCGGCTCAGACGAATATAAACACAAAGTTGATACTGTTAGAGAAAAGCAAGACGGTAATGGAAGGGGCGAACAAGACATGCTTGACCCTGGTGGCTGATGAAACAGCTGCTGTCCATTTCCAGCTGTGGGGGGATGAATGTGATGCTTTTGAGCCTGGTGATATTCTCCGTTTAATTAATGGTATCTTCTCTTACACTAGGAATAATCTTCTTCTCAGAGCTGGCAAAAGGGGCAGATTAGAGAAGCTGGGAGATTTTACTATGACCTATGTAGAGACTCCTAATTTGAGTGAGATACGTTGGGTTCCTGACCCTAATAATTCTAAGATATATGTAAAGGAGGCTGTTATTTCCACCCATTCTCGTATTTTTGCTCCCTCAACTTAA
- the LOC136220497 gene encoding uncharacterized protein isoform X4, whose protein sequence is MVSLKEIVPSAQTNINTKLILLEKSKTVMEGANKTCLTLVADETAAVHFQLWGDECDAFEPGDILRLINGIFSYTRNNLLLRAGKRGRLEKLGDFTMTYVETPNLSEIRWVPDPNNSKIYVKEAVISTHSRIFAPST, encoded by the coding sequence ATGGTGTCTCTGAAAGAAATAGTGCCTTCGGCTCAGACGAATATAAACACAAAGTTGATACTGTTAGAGAAAAGCAAGACGGTAATGGAAGGGGCGAACAAGACATGCTTGACCCTGGTGGCTGATGAAACAGCTGCTGTCCATTTCCAGCTGTGGGGGGATGAATGTGATGCTTTTGAGCCTGGTGATATTCTCCGTTTAATTAATGGTATCTTCTCTTACACTAGGAATAATCTTCTTCTCAGAGCTGGCAAAAGGGGCAGATTAGAGAAGCTGGGAGATTTTACTATGACCTATGTAGAGACTCCTAATTTGAGTGAGATACGTTGGGTTCCTGACCCTAATAATTCTAAGATATATGTAAAGGAGGCTGTTATTTCCACCCATTCTCGTATTTTTGCTCCCTCAACTTAA